The bacterium genomic interval CGGCGACCTCGAAGGCCGGGCGCGTTTCCTGCTGCGTTCGATCGAGGCGGTCCGCGCCGCCGCGCCGTCGCTCGCGATCGGCGTGCGGCTCTCGGTCTTCGACTTCCATCCCTTCAAGCCGGGGGAGGACGGGGCCGGTGTCCCGGAGCCCGCCGCGCACACGCCCTTCGGCGGCGACGCCGTGGGGCTCGGGCTCGATCTCGACGAGACCCACCGGCTACTCGGCTGGCTGGCCGACGCCGGCGTCGCCCTCGTCTGTACGACCGCGGGCAGCCCCTACTACAACCCGCACATCCAGCGTCCTGCCTTCTATCCTCCCTCCGATGGATACCGCCCGCCCGAAGATCCGCTGGTCGGCGTCGTCCGCCAGGTCGAGGCGACGGCGGACCTGCGCGCGCGCCACCCGGGGCTCCGCTTCGTCGGGTCCGCCTATACCTATCTCCAGGAATGGCTCCCGAACGTCGCGCAGGCGCTGGTTCGCGGCGGACACGTCGACTCGGTCGGGCTCGGACGCATGATCCTCTCCTATCCGACGCTGCCCGGGGACGTGCTCGCCGGTCGCGACCTGGAGCGCCCGCTCGTCTGTCGGACGTTCAGCGACTGCACGACCGCGCCGCGGAACGGACTCGTCTCCGGCTGCTATCCGATCGATCCCTTCTACAAGCGTCGCCCCGAGGCCGAGCGCCTGGCGGCGATCAAGAAGGGAGCCTCGGCGTGAAGCGCTTCCTGCTCTGGATGCTCGCCGTTCTCGGTGGGCTCGCGGTCGCGGGGGCGATCGCGTTCGTCGTGCTGCGGGGGCCGGACCCCGAGAAGATCCTGGCCGGGATCGAGCGGCCGCCTTCGCCCGAGCTCGAGCCCGAAGAGGCCCTCGCCGCGTTCCGCGTCGCCGAGGGCTTCCGGGTCGAGCTCGTCGCCGCGGAGCCGCTGGTCTTCGACCCCGTCGCGATGGATTGGGACGACCGCGGTCG includes:
- a CDS encoding NADH:flavin oxidoreductase — protein: MSALRAIKMTRLGTREKLEARLAELGVSLPIDDAVDASGPLAQSFDVAGHAVANRFSVLPMEGWDGTADGRPTELVERRWRRFGESGAGLVWGGEAYAVRPDGRANPQQLCANAGTEADLVRLRETLLAGAADHGHAAPFLGLQLTHSGRFARPEGTPAPRIAFRHPVLDARVGVADASSVLSDAELDDLIAEYATVARAAERAGFDFVDVKACHGYLGHELLSARMRPGPYGGDLEGRARFLLRSIEAVRAAAPSLAIGVRLSVFDFHPFKPGEDGAGVPEPAAHTPFGGDAVGLGLDLDETHRLLGWLADAGVALVCTTAGSPYYNPHIQRPAFYPPSDGYRPPEDPLVGVVRQVEATADLRARHPGLRFVGSAYTYLQEWLPNVAQALVRGGHVDSVGLGRMILSYPTLPGDVLAGRDLERPLVCRTFSDCTTAPRNGLVSGCYPIDPFYKRRPEAERLAAIKKGASA